One genomic window of Quercus robur chromosome 6, dhQueRobu3.1, whole genome shotgun sequence includes the following:
- the LOC126689856 gene encoding nuclear pore complex protein NUP214-like: protein MVPNPASLTRKFLLSYSFMGFSRRPISHSTRIPANPIQISGFRTCSSCRSYSHPLNSGHGAKFKNLGSSEMRFGQLCFDHFLVSVVSDGGSGGYGGFGGRGEGSGGGSGDGGAGSNDSSGGNKSLLLW from the coding sequence ATGGTTCCAAACCCAGCATCACTCACCCGCAAATTCCTACTCTCTTACAGTTTCATGGGGTTTTCTCGCAGACCCATTTCGCATTCCACCCGAATTCCTGCAAACCCAATTCAGATTAGTGGGTTTCGTACCTGTTCTTCTTGCCGCTCTTACTCTCACCCATTGAATTCTGGCCATGGAGCCAAGTTTAAGAATTTGGGCAGTTCTGAAATGCGATTTGGGCAACTGTGTTTTGATCATTTTCTAGTTTCTGTGGTTTCGGATGGTGGGTCGGGTGGCTATGGAGGTTTTGGTGGGAGAGGTGAAggtagtggtggtggtagtggtgatGGTGGTGCTGGCAGCAATGACAGTAGTGGTGGAAATAAGTCTTTGCTATTATGGTAA
- the LOC126732779 gene encoding uncharacterized protein LOC126732779 — protein sequence MSVLVKTDSEVSSLSQSSPARSPRRPVYYVQSPSRDSHDGEKTTNSFNSSPVLSPMGSPPHSHSNSSLGPHSRESSSTRFSGSLKPGSRKNNNNSQRKGWKPWKDQFDSIEEEGLLNDEDGNQHFLRRRFYCLAFVVGFLVLFSSFSLILWGASRPQKPTITMKSILFDQFVIQAGADASGVATAMVSMNSTVKLTFRNTATFFGVHVTSTPLDLTYSQLKVASGTIDEFYQSRKSQRSIAIILKGSNIPLYGGGSSLGSQNGAPIDPVPVTLNFMVRSRAYVLGTLVKPKFYKRVECSVIMDPKKMNVAISLNNKCTYK from the exons atgtcaGTGTTGGTGAAGACAGACTCGGAGGTGAGTAGCTTGAGCCAATCCTCACCAGCAAGGTCTCCTCGGCGACCTGTGTACTACGTGCAGAGCCCATCTAGGGACTCTCACGATGGAGAAAAGACCACAAACTCTTTCAACTCGAGCCCAGTGCTCAGTCCTATGGGCTCTCCTCCTCACTCTCACTCCAACTCTTCTCTTGGCCCTCACTCCCGTGAGTCCTCCTCCACTCGCTTCTCTGGTTCCCTCAAGCCTGGTTCACgcaagaacaacaacaactcGCAAAGGAAGGGTTGGAAGCCGTGGAAGGATCAGTTTGATTCCATTGAAGAAGAAGGCCTTTTGAACGATGAAGATGGAAACCAACATTTCCTCCGCCGTCGTTTTTACTGTCTTGCTTTTGTTGTCGGCTTCTTGGTgcttttctcttccttttctttgattttgtgggGTGCAAGTCGTCCTCAAAAACCCACCATCACTATGAAG AGCATTTTATTTGATCAGTTTGTGATTCAAGCTGGTGCGGATGCATCAGGAGTAGCCACTGCGATGGTGTCCATGAATTCCACAGTGAAGCTCACATTTCGTAACACTGCCACATTTTTTGGGGTCCATGTCACATCAACACCTTTAGATCTCACATATTCTCAACTGAAAGTAGCCTCTGGAACC ataGATGAATTTTATCAATCAAGAAAGAGTCAGAGATCAATAGCAATCATTTTGAAAGGAAGCAATATCCCACTGTATGGAGGAGGATCTAGCTTGGGCAGCCAAAATGGTGCACCAATTGATCCAGTGCCAGTGACATTGAACTTCATGGTTCGGTCAAGAGCTTATGTTTTGGGTACACTGGTCAAGCCAAAGTTCTACAAGAGGGTTGAGTGTTCGGTGATTATGGATCCCAAGAAGATGAACGTGGCAATTTCGCTGAACAACAAGTGCACTTACAAGTAG